The following are from one region of the Phormidium sp. PBR-2020 genome:
- a CDS encoding class I SAM-dependent methyltransferase encodes MVVDPTTITPIQPVNPVQPPPQPPSNNSNDDNTPITDRDYLDKVVTQNTRKYTVAKAEFSVPCMPSMVDQALKLLQDYCAVLGKPGTPEEQQKLREFLGQKLRDGFKASPHSRLVMMCVPAKPEVGLLGGVSIQTKVISESLSDKYTTWPKTRPDPLFGSEPDFKVMDVAASLGEPSQIRVLDVGAGPGRNSLPLARRGHPVHALELTPVFAEKLLEAAKPENLPIEVAIGNVLDPLVRMQPYYYQYVVSSEVISHFRDAQELRLFFGKMSDALVTGGKLLVSLFLTEGGYEPTDLVRELGEVSFSSIFTPAELRQSIEGLPLKMLTVEAALDYEKQHYQGPSWPPTPWYEGWCSGRNLFPIEKKPPTQLYWVLMERS; translated from the coding sequence ATGGTAGTCGATCCCACCACCATCACCCCCATCCAACCCGTCAACCCTGTCCAACCGCCTCCCCAACCCCCGAGCAACAACTCCAACGATGACAACACTCCCATCACCGATCGCGATTATCTCGACAAGGTTGTTACTCAGAATACTCGTAAATACACGGTTGCCAAGGCGGAGTTTTCGGTGCCTTGTATGCCCTCGATGGTGGATCAGGCCTTGAAACTGCTACAAGACTACTGTGCGGTGTTAGGGAAACCGGGAACCCCGGAAGAGCAACAGAAGTTGAGAGAGTTTCTCGGGCAGAAGTTGAGAGACGGGTTTAAGGCATCTCCCCATTCCCGCCTGGTGATGATGTGTGTCCCCGCTAAGCCGGAAGTGGGCCTGCTCGGGGGAGTGTCGATTCAGACGAAAGTGATTTCCGAGTCGTTGAGTGATAAGTACACCACTTGGCCCAAAACCCGTCCCGATCCCCTATTTGGCAGTGAACCAGACTTCAAAGTCATGGATGTAGCCGCCTCCTTGGGGGAACCGAGTCAGATACGGGTGTTAGATGTGGGAGCGGGCCCGGGACGAAATAGTTTACCTCTGGCTCGTCGCGGCCATCCGGTTCATGCTCTGGAATTAACGCCGGTGTTTGCCGAGAAACTGCTCGAAGCTGCCAAACCGGAGAATTTGCCCATAGAAGTGGCGATCGGCAATGTCTTAGATCCGCTAGTCCGGATGCAGCCTTACTACTATCAGTATGTCGTCTCATCTGAGGTGATTTCCCATTTCCGAGATGCCCAAGAGTTACGCCTGTTTTTCGGCAAAATGTCAGATGCTCTCGTCACGGGTGGGAAGTTACTGGTGAGTCTATTTTTGACGGAAGGGGGCTATGAACCGACGGATTTGGTACGGGAGTTAGGGGAGGTATCCTTCTCCTCCATCTTCACTCCAGCGGAGTTACGGCAATCCATTGAGGGCTTACCGTTAAAAATGCTCACTGTCGAGGCGGCGTTGGACTATGAGAAACAGCATTATCAAGGGCCATCTTGGCCTCCCACTCCCTGGTATGAGGGTTGGTGTTCGGGCCGTAACCTCTTCCCGATTGAGAAGAAACCCCCGACTCAGTTGTATTGGGTGTTAATGGAACGCTCTTAG
- a CDS encoding DUF1868 domain-containing protein gives MDNNYQDYLERIAHLTTPATHGSKLEHIVESPKFRATEDGQREPVSFPGYSIITPPGGEDRANAKFYQVMADCQRRIAQRLGANLFAAVPPESFHVTLADLIWNGAYEEACYDPQFDHKLQQCIGTIFEQIQPSLSSPQSPEWQMSGLVVMPRAIAVTLNPRNEAAYDRIIALRRALYQSRALMELGIEQQYNLTAHVTLGYFGSSTEPLNCQALAQFLDGCAQDAMAAAPPFWVKRAELRKFTDMTHYERSPDFPVLSL, from the coding sequence TTGGATAATAACTATCAAGACTATTTAGAGCGCATTGCGCACCTGACAACCCCGGCTACTCATGGGAGTAAGCTGGAGCATATTGTGGAGTCGCCCAAGTTTAGGGCGACAGAGGATGGCCAACGAGAACCCGTGTCCTTTCCTGGCTATAGCATTATCACGCCACCAGGAGGAGAGGATCGAGCAAATGCTAAGTTCTATCAGGTGATGGCCGATTGTCAACGTCGCATCGCCCAACGTCTTGGGGCCAATCTGTTTGCGGCAGTTCCCCCGGAGAGTTTTCATGTGACCCTGGCGGATCTGATTTGGAATGGGGCCTATGAGGAAGCCTGCTACGATCCTCAGTTTGATCACAAGCTGCAACAGTGTATTGGGACAATTTTTGAGCAGATTCAACCGAGTCTCAGTAGTCCTCAATCCCCGGAATGGCAGATGAGTGGTTTGGTGGTGATGCCCCGGGCGATCGCCGTCACGCTCAATCCCCGCAATGAGGCGGCCTATGATCGCATTATTGCCCTCCGTCGCGCTCTCTATCAAAGTCGCGCCTTAATGGAGTTGGGCATTGAGCAACAGTATAATCTCACGGCTCATGTCACCTTAGGCTATTTTGGCAGCAGCACCGAGCCTCTCAATTGTCAGGCCTTGGCTCAGTTCCTCGATGGTTGCGCCCAAGACGCTATGGCCGCCGCTCCTCCCTTTTGGGTCAAACGTGCTGAGTTACGCAAGTTTACAGATATGACTCATTATGAGCGATCGCCCGATTTCCCGGTCTTAAGTTTGTAG
- the opcA gene encoding glucose-6-phosphate dehydrogenase assembly protein OpcA — translation MSTSTPVVALQKPKDISLGEIEAELSQIWLGQSKGQGVPLASRASTFSMVVYEPEEFQQLLAGLGFYEGPIDGVNGEDARQAIEAAQKHYGLKITGHVNPPTLSKLREEFAKLSPDQQEYENLDARGFQISEAIAAANPCRIITICPTIGIEDKGVTAQVSAYCPLQRQSSKLVCCEYITLRGTKEALNRVGDLVTSLMVPELPRFVWWKATPNPEQELFQALATSSNCTVVDSSYFSDPRSELLKMQQLVEQEIYIADLNWHRLSPWQELTAAAFDPPERRMSLGEIDSITIDYEKGNDSQALLFLGWFASRLGWTPTSYAVESGDYDITHIKFQGECDREILAELAGVPVADMGEIPGDLVALRLNSSNPEADCCTILCSETTGCMRMEAGGSAQSCRTEQVTALSDQKAEALMAQQLQRWGHDVLYEESLAVTAQLLGFAS, via the coding sequence ATGAGTACTAGCACACCGGTTGTGGCCTTACAGAAGCCCAAAGATATTTCCTTGGGAGAGATTGAAGCCGAACTTAGCCAAATCTGGTTGGGACAAAGTAAGGGCCAAGGGGTTCCCCTGGCCAGCCGTGCCTCAACCTTTAGTATGGTGGTCTATGAACCGGAGGAGTTTCAGCAGTTATTGGCCGGGTTGGGGTTCTACGAAGGGCCCATTGATGGGGTCAACGGAGAAGATGCCCGTCAGGCCATTGAGGCGGCTCAGAAACACTATGGTCTCAAGATTACTGGTCATGTGAATCCCCCCACCTTGAGTAAGTTACGGGAGGAGTTCGCCAAACTCTCCCCAGACCAACAGGAGTACGAGAATTTGGATGCCCGAGGCTTCCAGATTAGTGAGGCGATCGCCGCCGCCAATCCTTGCCGCATTATCACCATCTGTCCCACGATTGGCATTGAAGACAAAGGCGTCACGGCCCAGGTTTCAGCTTACTGCCCACTTCAACGCCAGAGTTCTAAGTTGGTCTGTTGCGAGTACATCACCCTGCGGGGAACGAAAGAGGCTCTCAATCGGGTGGGGGATTTGGTCACCTCCTTAATGGTTCCCGAGTTACCCCGCTTTGTCTGGTGGAAAGCGACCCCCAACCCGGAACAGGAGTTATTCCAGGCCTTGGCGACGTCGAGTAACTGTACGGTGGTGGATTCGAGTTATTTCAGTGATCCGCGCTCGGAATTGCTGAAAATGCAGCAGTTGGTGGAGCAGGAAATCTATATTGCGGATTTGAATTGGCATCGACTTTCCCCTTGGCAAGAGTTAACCGCCGCCGCCTTCGATCCCCCGGAACGGCGGATGTCCCTGGGGGAAATCGACAGCATCACCATTGACTACGAGAAGGGCAACGATTCTCAGGCGTTACTATTCCTAGGCTGGTTTGCCAGTCGCCTCGGCTGGACTCCCACCTCTTATGCGGTGGAGTCGGGAGATTACGATATTACTCATATCAAGTTCCAGGGAGAGTGCGATCGCGAAATTCTGGCGGAGTTAGCGGGGGTTCCGGTGGCGGATATGGGAGAAATTCCCGGTGATTTGGTGGCGCTGCGCCTCAATTCCTCGAATCCGGAGGCCGACTGTTGCACGATTCTCTGTTCGGAAACCACCGGCTGTATGCGGATGGAAGCCGGGGGAAGTGCCCAATCCTGTCGTACGGAACAGGTCACAGCTCTCTCAGACCAGAAGGCCGAGGCCTTAATGGCTCAACAACTCCAACGCTGGGGACATGATGTGCTATATGAGGAAAGTCTCGCGGTTACCGCACAACTGTTAGGCTTCGCCTCTTAG
- the sat gene encoding sulfate adenylyltransferase, whose amino-acid sequence MTVATQPQETIAAHGGTLINRLATAEQKQEFLDQADRLPRVTMDDRTFSDLALIAIGGFSPLIGFMEEADYQRVVKEMRLANGLPWSVPITLSVSEEVANSLKEGDRVRLDDKTGRFVGILDLTQKYHYDKLQEALHVYRTNEDKHPGVAVVYEQGPVNLAGSVWMLERDPHPLFPNYQIDPAVSRQMFVEKGWKTVVGFQTRNPIHRAHEYIQKCALETVDGLFLHPLVGATKSDDIPADVRMRCYEIMLDKYFPRDRVMMAINPAAMRYAGPREAIFHALVRKNYGCTHFIVGRDHAGVGDYYGTYDAQEIFDEFDPGELGITPMKFEHAFYCTRTGTMATSKTSPSRGEERIHLSGTKVREMLRRGELPPPEFSRPEVAAELAKAMHE is encoded by the coding sequence GTGACTGTAGCCACTCAACCTCAAGAAACCATTGCCGCCCATGGTGGCACTTTGATTAATCGCCTGGCCACGGCGGAACAGAAACAGGAGTTTCTGGACCAAGCCGATCGCCTACCTCGGGTGACCATGGACGATCGCACCTTTTCCGACCTAGCCCTGATTGCCATTGGCGGCTTTAGTCCCCTGATCGGCTTTATGGAAGAAGCCGATTATCAACGGGTGGTCAAGGAAATGCGCTTGGCCAACGGCTTGCCCTGGTCGGTGCCCATTACCCTCAGTGTCAGTGAGGAAGTGGCTAATTCCCTGAAGGAGGGCGATCGCGTCCGTCTCGATGACAAAACCGGGCGCTTCGTGGGGATTCTAGATCTGACCCAAAAATACCACTACGACAAACTGCAAGAAGCCCTCCATGTCTATCGCACCAACGAAGACAAACATCCCGGCGTGGCAGTTGTCTATGAACAAGGACCGGTCAACTTAGCCGGTTCCGTCTGGATGTTGGAGCGAGATCCTCATCCGTTGTTCCCCAACTACCAAATCGATCCAGCGGTCTCTCGGCAAATGTTTGTGGAAAAAGGCTGGAAAACCGTAGTCGGCTTCCAAACCCGCAACCCCATCCACCGGGCCCATGAATATATCCAGAAATGCGCCTTAGAAACCGTCGATGGCTTGTTTCTACATCCCTTGGTGGGAGCAACCAAGAGCGATGACATCCCCGCTGATGTGCGGATGCGTTGCTATGAAATCATGCTCGATAAATACTTCCCCCGCGATCGCGTGATGATGGCCATCAACCCCGCCGCCATGCGCTACGCCGGCCCTCGCGAAGCCATCTTCCACGCCCTCGTCCGTAAGAACTATGGCTGCACTCACTTCATCGTGGGACGGGACCACGCCGGAGTCGGGGATTACTATGGAACCTACGACGCTCAAGAAATCTTTGATGAATTTGACCCCGGAGAACTCGGGATTACTCCCATGAAGTTCGAGCATGCCTTCTACTGCACCCGCACCGGAACCATGGCCACCTCGAAAACCAGTCCCAGTCGAGGCGAAGAGCGGATTCACCTCTCGGGAACTAAAGTCCGGGAGATGTTGCGACGGGGCGAATTGCCGCCGCCAGAATTCTCTCGTCCAGAAGTGGCAGCGGAATTGGCGAAAGCCATGCACGAGTAG
- a CDS encoding DUF4330 family protein, producing MKLLDSKGRLFGKISLLDIGAIAIIFSVFVAVFLVPGTGGSVAQVNLNTRPVEITVIVRGLSVLDTDGFVDQMRDDGQTNIIIRNQPHGTIDILNVERLPRTLAVPQPDGTVAALEDPRSEELYSVNLMLTLGGNARMTDTGPVLGNSKLKIGTPVELEGTLYNFNGSVINVDLDP from the coding sequence ATGAAACTCTTGGACTCAAAGGGTCGTCTATTTGGGAAGATTAGCCTTCTCGATATTGGGGCGATCGCCATCATTTTTTCGGTTTTCGTGGCCGTGTTTCTGGTTCCGGGAACCGGAGGTTCAGTGGCCCAGGTGAACCTGAATACTCGCCCTGTTGAAATCACCGTGATTGTCCGGGGTTTAAGTGTTCTCGATACCGATGGTTTCGTCGATCAGATGCGAGACGACGGACAGACGAACATTATCATCCGCAATCAACCCCACGGAACCATTGATATTCTCAACGTGGAACGACTCCCCCGCACCCTGGCGGTTCCCCAACCCGATGGAACCGTCGCCGCCTTAGAAGATCCGCGATCGGAAGAACTCTATAGTGTGAATCTGATGCTAACCTTGGGCGGGAATGCTCGCATGACCGATACTGGGCCCGTCTTAGGCAACAGCAAACTAAAAATTGGCACCCCCGTTGAGTTAGAAGGAACCCTGTATAACTTCAACGGTAGCGTCATCAACGTCGACTTAGACCCCTAA
- a CDS encoding M48 family metalloprotease → MSWFSKVLSGPLRRLLYGTLSLVTAVSVIVVSSPVGYGFSLFDILPSVIEVIQISSMSDRQEVALGRQINDRLVRDVRVYNNRQVNNYVNAIGQRLVEVSSRPRLPFTFQVVEDDNINAFATLGGFVYVNTGLIRRADNEAELAGVIAHEIAHVTEKHVLARLRQAAIAQGVLNATGVDPDVLVNIAYELVINRPNSRSAEYEADEVGLQLLLAANYAPVGMVNFFERLLSGGGGLPQFLNTHPDTRNRVARLRQNIDPSRAASGHGLDAQAYRQQIQPLL, encoded by the coding sequence ATGTCTTGGTTTTCTAAGGTTCTGTCTGGCCCACTCCGCCGCCTCCTCTATGGAACCCTCTCCCTGGTGACGGCGGTTTCGGTGATTGTTGTCTCTTCCCCGGTAGGGTATGGCTTTTCTCTGTTTGATATCCTCCCCAGTGTGATTGAGGTGATTCAGATTTCCTCGATGTCTGATCGACAGGAGGTGGCCCTGGGCCGGCAAATTAACGATCGCCTGGTTCGAGATGTGCGAGTCTATAATAATCGCCAAGTCAATAACTATGTCAACGCCATTGGCCAACGGCTGGTAGAGGTGAGCAGTCGCCCCAGGTTACCCTTTACCTTCCAAGTGGTGGAGGATGATAATATCAATGCTTTTGCCACCCTCGGCGGCTTTGTCTATGTCAATACGGGACTGATTCGTCGGGCCGACAATGAGGCGGAATTGGCGGGAGTGATTGCCCATGAAATCGCCCATGTGACGGAAAAACACGTTTTAGCTCGTTTACGTCAAGCGGCGATCGCCCAGGGGGTTCTCAATGCCACCGGCGTCGATCCCGATGTCTTGGTGAATATCGCCTATGAACTGGTGATTAATCGCCCCAACAGCCGCAGTGCCGAATATGAGGCCGATGAGGTGGGCCTGCAACTGCTGCTGGCTGCTAACTACGCCCCAGTCGGTATGGTGAACTTCTTTGAACGACTCCTCAGTGGCGGTGGGGGCCTACCACAATTCCTTAATACCCACCCCGATACCCGTAACCGCGTTGCTCGCCTACGACAGAACATTGACCCCTCTCGCGCGGCTTCAGGCCATGGCTTAGATGCTCAGGCCTATCGCCAACAGATTCAACCTCTCCTGTAG
- a CDS encoding lipid-A-disaccharide synthase-related protein gives MGEKLLCLSNGHGEDAIAVRILQQLQQHPQAPELAALPLVGEGRAYQQLPEVPIVGPVKAMPSGGFVYMDGRELWRDVRGGLLGLTWAQWRVVRKWGKQGGKILAVGDIVPLLLAWLSGAPYCFVGTAKSEYYLRDEIGPLQRRSWFEKLESWSGCVYLPWERALMRSKRCQAVFPRDGLTTERLQEMGIRAYNLGNPMMDGLTSKPVVPEGEQGRALTILLLPGSRVPEAHRNWEQLLRAVDGVQQSQPNRPLTVLGAIAPGLDLDPFVRALDTYGWQSTTKRVSGVNDDQAQRFSLNQGLLAISQNAFADCLRQADLAIALAGTATEQFVGLGKPAIAFPGEGPQYTAAFAEAQGRLLGQSLIRVAGPEQVAGIVQRLLQDPDWHQLIAENGRRRLGLPGAGERIAKDVLQLLFGVE, from the coding sequence ATGGGTGAAAAACTTCTGTGTTTAAGTAATGGTCATGGCGAGGATGCGATCGCCGTGCGGATTTTGCAGCAACTACAACAGCATCCTCAGGCCCCGGAATTGGCCGCTTTACCCCTCGTGGGGGAAGGACGGGCCTATCAACAATTGCCCGAGGTGCCGATTGTCGGCCCCGTGAAAGCGATGCCGTCTGGAGGCTTTGTCTATATGGATGGCCGGGAACTTTGGCGGGATGTGCGTGGGGGCCTGTTGGGCTTAACCTGGGCCCAATGGCGAGTGGTGCGAAAATGGGGGAAACAGGGGGGTAAAATTCTCGCCGTGGGGGATATTGTGCCCCTGTTGCTGGCTTGGTTGAGTGGGGCCCCCTATTGTTTTGTGGGAACGGCTAAGTCGGAGTATTATCTGCGGGATGAAATTGGCCCCCTGCAACGGCGGAGTTGGTTTGAGAAATTAGAGAGTTGGTCCGGTTGCGTCTATTTGCCCTGGGAACGGGCCTTGATGCGTTCAAAACGCTGTCAGGCCGTGTTTCCTCGGGATGGCTTAACCACGGAACGACTGCAAGAAATGGGCATTCGGGCCTATAACTTAGGCAATCCCATGATGGATGGTTTAACTTCTAAACCCGTTGTTCCGGAGGGGGAACAGGGACGGGCCTTAACCATTCTCCTCTTACCCGGTTCTCGGGTTCCCGAAGCTCATCGCAACTGGGAACAACTCTTACGGGCCGTCGATGGGGTGCAACAGTCCCAGCCGAATCGACCGCTGACGGTTTTGGGCGCGATCGCCCCAGGTTTAGATCTCGATCCCTTTGTGCGGGCCCTGGATACCTATGGCTGGCAATCGACGACGAAACGGGTGTCAGGAGTTAACGATGATCAGGCCCAACGCTTTAGCTTAAATCAGGGACTCCTGGCTATTAGTCAAAATGCCTTTGCCGACTGTTTACGACAAGCGGATTTAGCCATCGCCTTAGCCGGAACCGCCACGGAACAATTTGTGGGGTTGGGGAAACCGGCCATCGCCTTCCCCGGAGAGGGGCCCCAATATACCGCCGCTTTTGCTGAGGCCCAAGGTCGTCTGTTGGGACAATCCCTGATTCGGGTTGCAGGGCCCGAACAGGTAGCCGGAATCGTGCAACGGCTACTGCAAGATCCCGATTGGCATCAACTCATCGCCGAAAACGGTCGTCGTCGCCTGGGACTCCCCGGCGCGGGGGAACGGATTGCCAAGGATGTCCTACAATTGTTGTTTGGGGTCGAATAA
- a CDS encoding caspase family protein gives MKRRGFLQQSAWLLAATTATGFVLGDFPWQAAIADPRVKKRALLIGINRYPDATGSDLNGAVTDVALQTQVLRHRFGFNAEDILALTDDQATRGQVLEACQRHFADLSSNDVVWLHFSGYGSQVQPSPDSEAVEPSLVMADGLDLPLSSLWLLLRSLPTSKIITVLDTSYTYPGNPLLGNLRVRSRPSPTVAQLDHEQRQFQEQQQSHLKANLKRDPPGWVISAAALPQVATESQWQGFSCGLLTYALTQQLWWLSPEASLTNLLTRTEQLVETFAGAEQTPTICRTGLERCDLPAELPPPLVPQLAALGADGVILARESGNDPFKLWLGGLPVAVLNRYGTGSVFSVLPEPGKPPKGEVNLQVRSRSGLNATAQLWGSPESETSGIAPGRLLRESVRILPRTLPLTVALDSRLERIERVDATSAFSGIRDVNSVSAGEQPADCVFGRVRRATIAQTYSTDLVQLPKDQGTYGLFSVGRELIPNSIGEEDEAIKKSVQRLVPQLQALLAAKWLTLTLNEGASRLGVRGTLSVLDPDESVVLQRQTRRARRAKGVRPLTGVEGTLDIPAGSQVQYKLENLGDRPVYYLLFGLDSSGRAVGFYPYETVTDGNPPTLQQPPLNPGESIVLPWTEAETWSVGRPIGTVSMKLICCDRPFGQALTLLAARQNSPRNPRSLTPLETPLKVAQAILSDLHRASLRKTDPEAFPSDVYALDMDVWTTLNFVYRVV, from the coding sequence ATGAAACGACGGGGTTTTCTACAACAATCCGCCTGGCTGTTGGCTGCAACAACAGCCACGGGGTTCGTCTTAGGAGATTTCCCCTGGCAGGCTGCCATTGCCGATCCCCGGGTCAAGAAACGGGCCTTACTCATTGGCATTAACCGGTATCCCGATGCCACCGGGAGCGATTTGAACGGGGCCGTGACCGATGTTGCCCTGCAAACACAGGTTCTACGGCATCGCTTTGGCTTTAACGCCGAGGATATATTAGCCCTCACCGATGACCAAGCCACCCGGGGCCAAGTCCTAGAAGCCTGCCAACGCCATTTTGCCGATCTCAGTAGCAACGATGTGGTCTGGCTGCATTTTAGTGGCTATGGGTCCCAGGTGCAGCCCTCCCCAGACTCCGAAGCCGTCGAACCCAGTTTAGTCATGGCCGATGGCTTAGATTTACCCCTCAGCAGCCTCTGGTTGCTGTTGCGATCGCTCCCCACCTCCAAAATTATCACCGTTCTCGATACCAGCTACACCTATCCCGGCAACCCCTTACTGGGAAATCTGCGAGTGCGATCGCGCCCCAGTCCCACCGTTGCCCAACTCGACCACGAACAGCGGCAATTCCAAGAGCAACAACAGAGTCACCTCAAAGCCAACCTGAAACGAGACCCCCCCGGTTGGGTCATCTCCGCCGCCGCATTACCACAGGTTGCCACCGAAAGTCAATGGCAGGGATTTAGTTGTGGACTCCTAACCTACGCCCTCACGCAACAACTCTGGTGGCTCTCTCCAGAAGCCTCTCTCACCAATCTCCTCACCCGCACCGAGCAACTGGTGGAAACCTTTGCCGGGGCTGAACAAACCCCGACCATTTGCCGCACCGGTCTAGAACGTTGTGATCTCCCCGCAGAACTCCCCCCTCCCCTCGTCCCCCAGTTAGCCGCCTTAGGGGCCGACGGAGTGATTTTGGCACGAGAATCCGGTAATGATCCCTTTAAACTCTGGTTAGGGGGCCTACCCGTGGCCGTCCTCAATCGCTATGGAACCGGATCGGTGTTTTCCGTATTACCTGAACCCGGCAAGCCACCCAAGGGTGAGGTCAACCTTCAAGTGCGATCGCGCTCAGGCCTCAACGCCACGGCCCAACTCTGGGGCAGTCCCGAAAGCGAGACCAGCGGGATTGCCCCCGGACGACTATTACGAGAGTCCGTACGGATTTTACCGCGAACCCTCCCCTTAACCGTCGCCCTCGATAGCCGCCTAGAACGCATTGAACGAGTCGATGCTACCAGTGCCTTTTCCGGCATTCGTGATGTCAACTCCGTCTCAGCCGGGGAACAGCCTGCCGATTGTGTCTTCGGCCGCGTCCGCCGCGCAACGATTGCTCAAACCTACTCCACGGACTTAGTGCAACTTCCCAAAGACCAGGGAACCTATGGCCTATTTTCCGTCGGCCGGGAACTCATCCCCAATAGTATCGGCGAAGAAGATGAAGCCATCAAAAAATCCGTTCAGCGCCTCGTTCCCCAACTGCAAGCCCTTCTCGCCGCGAAATGGCTCACCTTAACCCTCAATGAAGGGGCCTCGCGATTGGGAGTCCGGGGAACCTTAAGTGTCCTCGATCCTGACGAGTCTGTTGTCCTACAACGGCAGACTCGCCGGGCCCGCCGGGCCAAGGGGGTACGTCCTCTGACGGGGGTGGAGGGAACCCTCGACATTCCCGCTGGCAGTCAGGTGCAATATAAACTAGAAAACCTCGGCGATCGCCCCGTCTATTATCTCCTGTTTGGCCTCGATAGTAGTGGTCGGGCCGTAGGGTTCTATCCCTATGAAACGGTGACCGACGGCAATCCTCCCACCCTGCAACAACCCCCCCTCAATCCCGGCGAGTCTATCGTACTCCCCTGGACGGAAGCGGAAACCTGGTCCGTAGGACGACCGATTGGGACGGTATCGATGAAACTCATTTGTTGCGATCGCCCCTTTGGTCAAGCCCTAACCCTCCTAGCGGCCCGGCAAAACTCCCCCCGCAATCCCCGCAGTCTCACTCCCCTAGAGACTCCCTTAAAGGTGGCTCAAGCGATTCTTAGTGATTTGCATCGGGCCAGTCTGCGCAAAACCGATCCCGAGGCCTTCCCCAGCGATGTCTATGCGTTGGATATGGATGTTTGGACGACGTTGAATTTTGTCTATCGGGTGGTTTAG
- a CDS encoding glycosyltransferase: protein MTKTAHKLLVLSTPVGPLGTGLGGGVELTLFNMAQVLEQRGYSLTVLAPQGSKLPPLAIDTLPGALQDTAQSQGRQTPITLPPQSVLAAMCEAARQRQSQFDAIINFAYDWLPFYLTPFFESPIFHFVSMGSLNDAMDEVVQKAVESNPQRVTFYTHTQAATFGLDDHQGLYIPSGLDLSLYDFCDHPGTPLAWVGRIAPEKGLEDALAAISETGDEMTVWGVMQCPDYWHEIRQRHPQAKVTYGGFLPTEALQKALGQCRGLVMTSKWVEAFGNVAIEALACGVPVVSYRRGGPAEIVRDGETGWLVEPDSVAALVAGIEKLPQVSRLACRQQAEAEYSLAAMGDRLEQWLSHA, encoded by the coding sequence ATGACTAAGACTGCCCACAAACTATTGGTCCTGTCCACCCCTGTCGGCCCCTTGGGAACGGGGTTAGGGGGAGGAGTGGAATTAACTCTGTTTAATATGGCCCAGGTTTTAGAACAACGGGGTTATTCCCTGACGGTGTTGGCCCCGCAAGGGTCTAAGTTACCTCCGTTAGCCATCGATACCCTACCTGGGGCCTTACAAGATACGGCCCAAAGTCAGGGACGACAAACCCCCATTACCCTTCCCCCTCAGTCGGTGTTGGCGGCCATGTGTGAGGCGGCCCGACAACGGCAATCTCAGTTTGATGCCATCATTAACTTTGCCTATGATTGGCTTCCCTTTTATCTGACTCCCTTTTTTGAGAGTCCTATCTTCCATTTCGTGAGTATGGGGTCTTTAAATGATGCGATGGATGAGGTGGTACAGAAGGCGGTCGAGTCCAATCCGCAACGGGTGACCTTTTATACGCACACGCAAGCTGCAACCTTTGGCTTAGATGACCACCAGGGCCTCTATATCCCCAGTGGCTTGGATTTATCGCTCTATGATTTTTGTGATCACCCCGGAACTCCGTTAGCCTGGGTGGGACGAATTGCCCCGGAAAAGGGGTTAGAGGATGCGTTGGCGGCCATTAGTGAAACCGGCGACGAGATGACCGTCTGGGGGGTGATGCAATGTCCCGACTATTGGCATGAGATTCGCCAACGTCATCCCCAGGCGAAGGTTACCTATGGGGGATTTTTGCCGACGGAGGCCTTACAGAAGGCTTTGGGACAATGTCGCGGCCTAGTGATGACCTCGAAATGGGTCGAAGCCTTTGGCAATGTGGCGATTGAGGCCCTGGCCTGTGGGGTTCCGGTGGTGTCTTATCGTCGTGGCGGGCCGGCTGAAATTGTCCGTGATGGGGAAACGGGTTGGTTGGTCGAACCTGACTCGGTGGCGGCTTTGGTGGCCGGGATTGAAAAACTCCCCCAGGTAAGTCGTTTGGCCTGTCGTCAACAAGCGGAGGCGGAGTATTCCCTGGCGGCCATGGGCGATCGCCTGGAACAGTGGCTGTCTCACGCCTGA
- a CDS encoding glucose-inhibited division protein A has protein sequence MDRSKVVAIVTGAISLLLAIAYLVLVQFLDFRGEMLPAPQDLSTLMGWYD, from the coding sequence ATGGACCGTTCTAAAGTTGTTGCCATCGTCACCGGGGCCATTTCCCTGTTGTTGGCGATCGCCTATCTCGTCTTAGTCCAATTTCTTGACTTCCGAGGGGAGATGCTTCCTGCACCTCAAGATCTCTCGACACTCATGGGTTGGTATGACTAA